TAAGGCTCGATGGGTTGCGCTTCGGGGAATGCCGCCTTCGCTGCGGTCGTCCATGTTTTACCTTTGTCCGCAGAGACATACGCAGCTGCCGGTTCGCTTGTAGTCACCATCAGTTTTCCACCCGGTGTCGCGATTGCCGCATTGATGGTGGCCGCGTCAAAAGGAGCGGCGCCCGCATTCGCCCAGCTTTGGCCTGCGTCTGTAGAATAAAATACACCATCGCTTGTTAATGCATAAACCTCGTCCAAAGCGTTCGAGATCACGTAATTGACCTGGTGGCTGTCACCCAGGGATGCAACGGCGTACCAGTTTACCCCGTTATCGTCCGAATACCTCAGATAAGTTTTACCACCGGTGAAACTGGTAAATATCCTGCCGCTGCTTAATTTGCAAAAACTTGTGGGCATAAGGCCGGTTTGTAATGAACAGCCTCCGTTGTGCCAGCCCGGTCCGCCGGCAATTGCAGTTGCTTTGATCTTAACGGAATCTACTTTTTGATTATCGGCATTCAGCACGTAGGCTGTTAAGGTCTGTTGCCCGACATCGCCGGTAAGAGACCATGAATAAGCAGTTAATCCGTCTTTGCCTGCAATAACTGTACCCGTATCGTACCTGCCACAGCCAGAACCTTTGAATTGAACTGAATAACCTGACTGCGGAACATCATTAGCCAAAACCTTTACAACTACAGGTGCAGGCAGCGTATTTCCTATTGTGTCCGTTTGTCCATCGCCGCTAACGAGGCTAATTTTAAGCGTTACTGTATTTAATAGCTGACTTTTGTCGGAAGATGATTTGAAACAGCCAAAATATACTGCGCAACTTGCAAAAATTAATAAGAAGAGACCTTTGTTCATGGTTCAGGTATTTAGCATGGCTAATATAATAAATTAGGATCGATCAGGAATAAATATGATTACCTGGCAACCTTATGGCAACTTATAACGGTAATGTGATTATAAAATTGAAAAGAATAATGAAATACTTACTACGTACCACTATTATTTTAGCCGCCGCTATTTTGTTAACCACATCCTGTAAAAAAGAGAAGCAGGTACCCGCGCCTGTAGCAACCAGGACATTAAAATTTATCCTCTACACCGACCAGGATTTCTCGGGCGACGAGCATAACATCAGTTTTTCCCTGCATATCAGCAATGGCAAATCCGCCCCATTCGATTCGACCGTGGCAACATTTAAGGTTAAGGATATCCCGCACAAGGCAAACCAGCTTGTTTATGAAAAGAAGGTTCCTTCGGATGGAACTATTTTAACCGCAGGTTTTGTTTATACCATCGAAAATGTCGGCGTTTCCTGGCATTTGGACACCTGCGCCGCAAACGAGAAATTTAAGGTTATCGAATATCCTTTCCTATAAACGGAAGCGCATATATATCTTTTTCTTAAAAGAAGGGCATTAAGGTTTCCCCCCGCTTGACGGCGGGGCGATCTTTTCCAGCGGGGTATCTTCTTTTTCCAGGCCCTGGTATCGTCGTTGGGGCAAATACTCCGGCATGTTTTCGCTGATGTATTTCAGTAAGTTTTCGCGCACATAGCACCGCAGGTCGAAAGCATCGGACGAATTGCGCGCGCTCATCAGCGCCCTTATTTCAATGGTATCCGTTCTCGTATCCGTTACCTGTACGGCATTAACGCGTTTATCCCATTTTTTGCTTCCTTTTAATAGCCGCGTAAGTTCTTCCCGTAAGCTATCGACCGGAAACGTGTAGTCGACATAAAGGAAAACTGTCCCCAATAATTCCGCAGTCGACCGTGTCCAATTTTGGAAAGGTTTTTCAATAAAATAGGTGATCGGCAAAATCAGGCGGCGCTGGTCCCAGATAGCGAGCACAACGTAAGTTAGGGTGATCTCCTCAACCCTTCCCCATTCCCCTTCAACTACAAGCACGTCGTCTATCCGTATGGGCTGTGTAAAGGCTATCTGCAATCCGGCCAAAAAATTACTCAGTGATTTTTGCGCCGCGAAACCGATGATGATACCGCTGATACCAACGCCAGTAAGTAAGCCGGCCCCGATCTTCCGCACGCTGCTAAAGCTAAGCAGGATAATGGCCACACTTAC
Above is a window of Mucilaginibacter ginsenosidivorans DNA encoding:
- a CDS encoding sialidase family protein, which translates into the protein MNKGLFLLIFASCAVYFGCFKSSSDKSQLLNTVTLKISLVSGDGQTDTIGNTLPAPVVVKVLANDVPQSGYSVQFKGSGCGRYDTGTVIAGKDGLTAYSWSLTGDVGQQTLTAYVLNADNQKVDSVKIKATAIAGGPGWHNGGCSLQTGLMPTSFCKLSSGRIFTSFTGGKTYLRYSDDNGVNWYAVASLGDSHQVNYVISNALDEVYALTSDGVFYSTDAGQSWANAGAAPFDAATINAAIATPGGKLMVTTSEPAAAYVSADKGKTWTTAAKAAFPEAQPIEPYFNCPAEDKEGNLYVTDVYNMNLFKSGDAGATWYAVPIGGSVTPGIFYSFYIDPANNFYVCSIFHTNGIYISEDEGTGYTGYMTSGQKYSNMSVQSDGKFYFEDDSNGLYVFNSYNNSTLIFPFKDTGLQPYIVAKNGNMIVANWGKPYIRYYSK
- a CDS encoding mechanosensitive ion channel family protein, whose translation is MDNQLQAWSNQFQPWAWNLGVVVCALLLGFIVKFIITRILHFYKNRNDYSLFKSILTHLGPPLNYFVPLLTLNFMLPLMQLSKTFVASLDKLTSILVVAAFASLLIKAVRILEDYVYHQYDLTAEDNLKGRKIKTQLIFIRKTIVILIILVSVAIILLSFSSVRKIGAGLLTGVGISGIIIGFAAQKSLSNFLAGLQIAFTQPIRIDDVLVVEGEWGRVEEITLTYVVLAIWDQRRLILPITYFIEKPFQNWTRSTAELLGTVFLYVDYTFPVDSLREELTRLLKGSKKWDKRVNAVQVTDTRTDTIEIRALMSARNSSDAFDLRCYVRENLLKYISENMPEYLPQRRYQGLEKEDTPLEKIAPPSSGGKP